From Luteolibacter arcticus, one genomic window encodes:
- a CDS encoding DUF5050 domain-containing protein has translation MNLPTLARWFLFLAIPMACDAASIRLSWTGTGPAGDNRTGLHSMILGEAGSHSYLALPQRAESVTVHKGTVYYAVPKDSSYSGWNVYSTDLQGGSTTHLYEIDHKTTSWGFAVTDDHLYLSDSLNDTITRSNLDGSGLEMVFDSPTVAPSPAYMTATAQSLYWTQVVSDSRGRSQIWTLDHANPSQALSILTGLSEPQYLSSSAAYLFWFDSMERVIYRSDHEGQNLQVIVSATWARGMVADDEHLYWTNNKNLMRSDHNGGNVEIVVTSADNMAGGFLEIVPEPGTVLLGGLGGLVLLGRRRRLMAA, from the coding sequence ATGAATCTCCCCACCCTTGCTCGCTGGTTCCTTTTCCTCGCGATCCCGATGGCGTGCGATGCTGCAAGCATCCGGCTCAGTTGGACCGGCACCGGGCCTGCGGGCGACAATCGAACGGGTCTCCACTCGATGATCCTCGGCGAAGCCGGGAGCCACTCCTATCTGGCGCTTCCGCAGCGCGCCGAGAGCGTCACGGTGCACAAGGGCACCGTCTACTATGCCGTGCCAAAGGACTCGTCCTACAGCGGTTGGAATGTCTACAGCACCGACCTCCAGGGTGGGTCGACCACGCACCTCTATGAGATCGACCATAAAACCACCTCCTGGGGCTTCGCCGTCACCGACGATCACTTGTATCTGAGCGACTCGCTGAACGACACGATCACCCGCTCGAATCTGGATGGCAGCGGTCTGGAGATGGTGTTCGATTCTCCGACCGTAGCTCCCTCCCCGGCTTACATGACTGCAACGGCCCAGAGCCTTTATTGGACCCAAGTCGTGAGCGATTCGCGAGGCCGGTCCCAGATCTGGACCCTGGATCACGCGAATCCCAGCCAAGCGCTTTCGATCCTGACCGGATTGAGCGAGCCCCAGTACCTGAGCTCCAGTGCCGCCTATCTCTTTTGGTTCGATAGCATGGAAAGGGTGATCTACCGCTCGGACCACGAGGGACAGAATCTCCAGGTCATCGTCTCCGCGACATGGGCCCGCGGGATGGTGGCCGATGACGAGCATCTCTACTGGACCAACAACAAGAATCTCATGCGGAGCGACCACAATGGCGGCAATGTCGAAATCGTCGTGACCTCGGCCGACAACATGGCGGGCGGCTTCCTGGAAATCGTTCCGGAGCCGGGCACCGTCCTCCTCGGGGGCCTTGGCGGACTGGTCCTGTTAGGACGCCGCCGGCGGCTCATGGCCGCTTGA
- a CDS encoding alpha/beta hydrolase, whose protein sequence is MIRIFTVLCSLFAFGIAMAAPAEPEVIPLWPDQAPVGDGTSEKTGAKLTLHRPEKPNGAVMVICPGGGYGGLVVDGEGHGIAKWLNAHGITGVVLEYRLPNGRSKVPLLDAQRAVRTVRAKARDWRCDPKKVGIIGFSAGGHLAATAATRFDEGDRTAKDPIERQGCRPDFAVLVYPVITMGESTHGGSRKNLLGPTPTEEAIALYSAEKQVTAKTPPIYFTHAADDAVVPPSHSRSFQAALKEKGVLNEYLELPSGGHGLNGYKGPMWDAWQAGALKWMAESGLMK, encoded by the coding sequence ATGATCCGGATTTTCACCGTGCTCTGTTCCCTCTTTGCTTTCGGCATCGCCATGGCTGCTCCCGCAGAACCTGAAGTGATCCCGCTATGGCCGGATCAAGCTCCGGTGGGTGATGGGACCTCCGAGAAGACCGGGGCGAAGCTGACGCTGCATCGGCCGGAGAAGCCGAATGGCGCGGTGATGGTGATCTGTCCCGGCGGCGGCTACGGCGGGCTGGTGGTGGATGGGGAAGGCCATGGCATCGCGAAGTGGCTGAATGCGCACGGCATCACCGGCGTGGTGTTGGAATATCGCCTGCCGAATGGACGGTCGAAGGTGCCGCTGCTCGATGCGCAGCGCGCGGTGCGGACCGTGCGGGCGAAAGCGAGGGACTGGCGCTGCGACCCGAAGAAAGTCGGCATCATCGGCTTTTCCGCGGGAGGTCATCTCGCGGCGACGGCGGCGACGCGCTTCGACGAGGGCGATCGCACGGCGAAGGATCCGATCGAGCGCCAGGGATGCCGGCCGGACTTCGCGGTGCTGGTGTATCCGGTCATCACGATGGGCGAGAGCACCCATGGCGGATCGCGGAAGAATTTGCTCGGGCCAACCCCCACGGAGGAGGCCATCGCGCTTTACTCCGCGGAGAAGCAAGTCACCGCGAAGACCCCGCCGATCTACTTCACCCACGCGGCGGACGATGCCGTGGTGCCCCCGTCGCATAGCCGGTCTTTTCAAGCGGCACTCAAGGAGAAAGGCGTGTTGAACGAGTATCTCGAGCTGCCTTCCGGCGGCCATGGGCTGAACGGCTACAAGGGCCCGATGTGGGACGCATGGCAGGCCGGCGCGCTGAAGTGGATGGCGGAGAGCGGGCTGATGAAGTGA